The proteins below are encoded in one region of Rana temporaria chromosome 2, aRanTem1.1, whole genome shotgun sequence:
- the LOC120928242 gene encoding uncharacterized protein LOC120928242: protein MRSYKMRSSTSNPWDKCSSVETSMPGQEGKRTIQVLMETHTYWAMQITTIQNQRNSYDSTTNKDGRKLLNVHRSLGLYILNGRTKGDSLGRYTFSSHVGSSVVDYAITDMNPTLINGFTVTPQTHLSDHNQLLLYIKSSSKPSPKLHRASLRNLPPSFKWSKQSTTKYREVTDRPDIKKQLENFQNTTYEISPPGVNQAAKDFHTTHYCRNSPAEENQLQETIQQTIQ from the exons ATGAGATCCTACAAAATGAGGTCATCCACTTCCAATCCCTGGGACAAGTGCTCATCTGTGGAGACCTCAATGCCAGGACAGGAAGGGAAAAGGACTATACAAGTTCTGATGGAAACACATACATACTGGGCCATGCAAATTACGACCATACAGAATCAAAGAAACAGCTATGACAGTACAACCAACAAAGACGGAAGAAAATTGCTGAATGTGCATCGCAGTCTGGGCCTCTACATCCTCAACGGCCGTACCAAGGGAGACTCTTTAGGAAGGTACACATTTAGCTCCCATGTAGGCAGCAGTGTGGTAGACTATGCCATCACAGATATGAACCCCACACTCATCAATGGTTTTACAGTCACCCCACAAACACACCTATCAGACCACAACCAACTACTGCTATACATCAAATCTTCTAGCAAACCATCACCAAAACTCCACCGGGCGTCTCTCCGCAACCTGCCACCATCATTTAa ATGGTCCAAACAGTCTACCACAAAATACAGAGAGGTAACCGACAGACCCGACATTAAAAAACAGCTTGAAAACTTCCAAAACACCACCTATGAGATAAGCCCAccaggtgtgaaccaggcagcAAAGGACTTCCATACTACACACTATTGCAGAAACAGCCCAGCTGAGgaaaaccaactacaagaaaccatCCAACAAACAATCCAATAA